In Caldisericota bacterium, a genomic segment contains:
- a CDS encoding 4Fe-4S binding protein — MSNFLKTGFLKTEDIKENFPSLERIRKNPVAIIECPQEIPCNPCVTSCTVHAVSMKTINGIPDIDFDKCIGCGNCIKICPGLAIFLINIKDGNGIVSLPYEMLPTPKKGEKVNLLNRKGEKIGKGIVTKIILPEKDTSAAIITVQFNDPELVYEVRNIEMPNEG; from the coding sequence ATGAGTAATTTTTTAAAGACAGGATTTTTGAAAACAGAGGATATAAAAGAAAATTTTCCGTCACTGGAAAGAATCAGAAAAAACCCCGTTGCTATCATTGAATGTCCACAAGAAATCCCGTGTAACCCCTGTGTCACATCCTGTACAGTACACGCAGTCTCGATGAAAACAATCAATGGCATTCCCGATATAGATTTCGATAAATGCATTGGCTGCGGAAATTGCATCAAAATTTGCCCGGGACTTGCAATCTTTCTTATAAACATAAAAGATGGAAATGGAATAGTAAGCTTGCCATACGAAATGCTGCCGACACCAAAAAAGGGAGAAAAAGTTAACCTCTTAAATAGAAAAGGCGAAAAAATAGGGAAAGGAATAGTAACAAAAATTATCCTGCCAGAAAAAGACACAAGTGCTGCAATAATCACAGTACAGTTTAACGATCCGGAACTTGTGTATGAAGTAAGAAATATCGAGATGCCAAATGAAGGATGA